Proteins from one Desulfonema limicola genomic window:
- a CDS encoding ATP-binding protein gives MSRPDINYLNKRLAPLNKAGVLVFIVWSFLAGGSLGWNIIHEKNKNYELIKNNVQSVFNKNLSLRQWAASHGGVYVPADERTPPNPYLIYVDNRDIITPSGRHLTLMNPAYMMRQIMSDYAQLYGVKGSLTSLKPLNPANAPDKWEKNALLGFENGIKELSETAFIDNQLYFRLIEPVFAEKECLKCHRHQGYKVNDVIGAMVISIPIESYRILHKKAIIIMSLTHSILWFLGAAAIFFYLEKIKKWTVSIITAEEELKQHRENLEELVADRTMDFFMANEQLQIEIKDRKRTEEDLRIRLETLVSLNKMNDFTKEEVAEYVLNECVMLTKSEIGILCLDIHEQDNFACTWSRAFIKKSCILDTIESCPDAQKMLWLEGMKEKEPFIVNNYNDNLSSDKDNPGNCMKIQRYMTIPVLDKDQAVAVAAVANKQDDYNRSDINQVTLLLDAMWKHIKKEEIAQELLSAKEAAEAASRAKSEFLANMSHEIRTPMNAIMGFTELLEKRIKDETGQQYLLSIRSAGKSLLGLICDILDLSKIESGKLSLEYSEVNLIAVLNEIQDIFSHKIKEKGLDFKLETDKALSGSIIFDEVRLRQILLNLVGNAVKFTHSGYVKLIVECEYPYGESRFADIMFAVEDTGIGISEDQRDIIFKAFEQQKGQAHAYFGGTGLGLAITKRLTEMLNGEIYITGEPGKGSIFYLTFRKVELLPEIICNNNQDFIINTEDAQGLLNLEYQEPPAQAFSPGTFENLPELAGILEHNIQRCNEIANILTINEVEDFANEMKVLGEKYNYVQLSCWSEMLAKQAVNFDMEALPQTLEQFEQIIKNLRTNHKGIDYCSL, from the coding sequence ATGAGCAGGCCGGATATTAACTATTTAAACAAAAGACTTGCTCCTTTAAACAAAGCCGGGGTTCTTGTTTTTATTGTCTGGAGCTTTCTTGCCGGAGGTTCCCTGGGCTGGAATATTATTCATGAGAAAAATAAGAATTATGAACTGATAAAAAACAATGTACAATCGGTTTTTAATAAAAATCTATCCCTGCGCCAGTGGGCAGCAAGTCATGGGGGGGTCTATGTCCCGGCTGATGAAAGAACTCCTCCTAATCCTTATTTAATTTATGTTGATAACAGGGATATAATAACACCATCAGGCAGGCATCTTACCTTGATGAATCCAGCTTATATGATGCGTCAGATTATGAGTGATTATGCTCAATTGTATGGAGTAAAGGGCAGTTTAACAAGCCTTAAACCTTTAAATCCTGCAAATGCTCCTGATAAATGGGAAAAAAATGCCCTGCTGGGTTTTGAAAATGGAATAAAAGAATTGTCTGAAACTGCATTTATTGACAATCAATTATATTTCAGGCTTATAGAGCCTGTTTTTGCAGAAAAAGAATGTCTTAAATGTCACAGACACCAGGGCTATAAAGTTAATGATGTAATAGGAGCAATGGTTATATCCATACCAATAGAATCATATAGGATATTGCATAAAAAAGCAATAATTATAATGAGTTTGACTCATTCAATACTTTGGTTTCTGGGAGCTGCCGCCATTTTTTTTTATTTAGAAAAAATAAAAAAGTGGACAGTTTCAATTATAACAGCAGAAGAAGAATTAAAACAGCACCGTGAAAATCTTGAAGAACTGGTGGCAGACCGGACAATGGATTTTTTCATGGCTAATGAACAACTGCAGATTGAAATCAAAGACCGCAAACGCACAGAAGAAGATCTCAGGATCAGACTTGAAACCCTGGTATCCCTCAATAAGATGAATGATTTTACAAAAGAGGAAGTAGCCGAATATGTTCTTAACGAATGTGTAATGCTTACCAAAAGCGAGATAGGGATACTCTGTCTTGATATTCATGAGCAGGATAATTTTGCATGTACCTGGTCAAGGGCTTTTATTAAAAAATCATGTATTCTAGATACAATTGAATCTTGTCCTGATGCCCAGAAAATGCTCTGGCTGGAAGGTATGAAAGAAAAAGAGCCTTTTATTGTAAATAATTACAATGATAATTTAAGCAGTGATAAAGATAATCCTGGAAACTGCATGAAGATTCAGCGATATATGACAATACCTGTTCTTGATAAAGATCAGGCTGTTGCAGTAGCAGCAGTGGCAAACAAGCAGGATGATTATAATAGATCAGATATTAATCAGGTTACGCTTTTGCTTGATGCCATGTGGAAACATATAAAAAAAGAAGAAATTGCTCAGGAACTATTGAGTGCAAAAGAAGCTGCCGAAGCTGCCAGCCGTGCTAAAAGTGAATTTCTGGCAAATATGAGCCATGAAATCAGAACTCCCATGAATGCCATAATGGGTTTTACAGAGCTTTTGGAAAAAAGGATTAAAGATGAAACTGGTCAGCAATACCTGTTGTCCATAAGATCAGCAGGAAAATCTTTACTCGGGCTTATATGCGATATTCTTGATTTGTCAAAAATTGAATCAGGAAAACTCAGTCTTGAATACAGCGAGGTAAATCTTATTGCAGTTCTTAATGAAATTCAGGATATTTTTTCCCACAAAATCAAGGAAAAAGGACTTGATTTCAAGCTTGAGACTGACAAAGCTCTTTCTGGTTCTATAATATTTGATGAAGTACGCCTGCGTCAGATCCTGCTCAATCTTGTGGGAAATGCTGTTAAATTTACACATTCAGGATATGTAAAACTTATTGTTGAATGTGAATATCCCTATGGTGAATCAAGGTTTGCTGATATTATGTTTGCAGTGGAAGATACGGGCATAGGAATCTCAGAAGATCAGAGGGATATCATATTCAAAGCCTTTGAACAGCAAAAAGGCCAGGCACATGCGTATTTCGGCGGAACAGGTTTGGGGCTGGCTATTACAAAACGGCTGACAGAAATGTTAAACGGAGAAATATATATAACAGGGGAACCCGGCAAAGGCAGTATTTTCTATCTTACTTTCAGAAAGGTTGAATTGTTACCTGAAATTATTTGTAATAATAATCAGGATTTTATAATCAATACTGAAGATGCTCAGGGACTTTTAAACCTTGAATACCAGGAACCGCCGGCCCAGGCATTTTCCCCTGGGACCTTTGAAAACCTGCCGGAACTGGCCGGTATCCTGGAACATAATATCCAGAGATGTAACGAGATTGCCAATATATTAACCATAAATGAAGTTGAAGATTTTGCAAATGAAATGAAAGTACTGGGAGAAAAATATAATTATGTACAGCTTTCCTGCTGGAGTGAGATGCTGGCTAAACAGGCAGTGAACTTTGATATGGAGGCTCTGCCCCAGACCCTGGAACAATTTGAACAGATAATCAAAAATCTAAGGACAAATCATAAGGGCATAGATTACTGCTCTTTATAA
- a CDS encoding response regulator, whose product MNIKDIKGSQILIVDDNPGNLGVLFDYLSSSDFKILVAQSGEDALELVNENKPDLILLDILMPGIDGFETCRRLKSNNKTIDIPVLFVSSLSETIDKVKGFEAGGVDYITKPFQQEEVLARITTHLNIKNLKKQLEKQNKELQKEIAERKKAEEAAESASRAKSAFLANMSHEIRTPMNAIMGFTDILEKKVIEQEYKQYLSLIRAGGKSLLALINDILDLSKIEAGKLEPEYTAADICHVFEEIKNIFSYKVKEKNLDFILEIDPGLKSCLFFDETRIRQVLLNLVGNAIKFTESGYVKIIVKSRQPDPEQDIIDIIFSVEDTGIGIPEDQRELIFDPFEQRRGQSNLKYGGTGLGLAITKRLVEMMDGTISVQGQEGRGSIFTVVIKNIRIAAHCNLSEKTNTDIDLICFNDALIMIADDFADNRMLMMEYLKKFNFRFIEAENGRQAVEMAESNLPDLILMDIRMPVMDGYDATRIIKSRDKTKNIPVVAVTASAMKSSENTIRALCDGYLKKPVSRSELICEAARFIGYSIDNPGMADTEILENNEQNTETIIDPETLKRLPELKNILEAKKSLHMEISEILTINDIEDFARQMICLGKDYKYEPLFRWGENLIAKTIMFDMEGLGETLDQYSKIIKKIKGLI is encoded by the coding sequence ATGAATATAAAAGATATCAAAGGGTCGCAGATTTTAATTGTTGATGACAATCCAGGCAATCTTGGTGTGCTTTTTGACTATCTCAGCAGTTCCGATTTCAAAATCCTGGTGGCTCAAAGTGGTGAAGATGCCCTGGAGCTTGTCAATGAAAACAAGCCTGATTTAATTCTTTTAGATATTCTAATGCCTGGTATTGACGGATTTGAAACCTGCCGGAGATTAAAATCCAATAATAAAACCATTGACATCCCCGTTCTTTTTGTAAGTTCACTTTCAGAAACCATTGATAAGGTCAAAGGATTTGAAGCCGGAGGAGTTGATTATATTACAAAACCTTTTCAACAAGAGGAAGTGCTTGCAAGGATTACAACCCATTTAAATATAAAAAATTTAAAAAAACAGCTTGAAAAGCAAAACAAGGAGCTGCAGAAAGAGATTGCTGAACGAAAAAAAGCTGAAGAAGCAGCTGAATCAGCAAGCCGTGCAAAAAGTGCTTTTCTGGCAAACATGTCCCATGAAATCCGTACCCCTATGAATGCAATTATGGGATTTACAGATATTCTGGAAAAAAAAGTTATTGAGCAGGAATATAAACAATACCTTTCTTTAATCAGGGCAGGAGGTAAATCCCTGCTTGCCCTTATCAATGATATTTTGGACCTTTCAAAAATTGAAGCAGGCAAACTGGAACCTGAATATACAGCCGCAGACATCTGCCATGTTTTTGAAGAAATTAAAAATATATTTTCATATAAGGTCAAAGAAAAAAATCTTGATTTTATACTGGAAATAGACCCTGGCTTAAAGAGCTGCCTTTTTTTTGATGAAACACGCATACGCCAGGTACTTCTCAACCTGGTTGGCAATGCAATTAAATTTACAGAATCAGGTTATGTAAAGATAATTGTAAAAAGCAGGCAGCCTGATCCAGAACAAGATATAATAGATATAATTTTCTCAGTTGAAGATACGGGAATAGGCATACCTGAAGACCAGAGAGAATTGATATTTGATCCTTTTGAACAGCGCAGGGGCCAGAGCAATTTAAAATATGGCGGTACAGGGCTTGGTCTTGCAATTACAAAACGTCTTGTTGAAATGATGGACGGTACAATTTCTGTTCAGGGGCAGGAGGGCAGGGGAAGTATATTTACAGTTGTTATCAAAAATATTCGTATTGCAGCTCATTGTAATTTATCAGAAAAAACAAATACAGATATTGATTTAATATGTTTTAATGATGCCTTGATTATGATTGCAGATGACTTTGCAGATAATCGTATGCTCATGATGGAATATTTAAAAAAATTTAATTTTAGATTTATAGAAGCTGAAAATGGCAGACAGGCTGTTGAAATGGCAGAATCTAATCTTCCTGACCTTATTTTAATGGATATAAGAATGCCTGTAATGGACGGGTATGATGCAACCAGGATAATCAAATCCCGTGATAAAACAAAAAATATCCCTGTTGTTGCAGTAACAGCCTCAGCCATGAAATCATCTGAAAACACGATAAGAGCCTTGTGTGACGGGTATCTTAAAAAGCCTGTAAGCAGGTCTGAATTAATTTGTGAGGCAGCAAGGTTTATAGGATATTCAATTGATAATCCAGGTATGGCAGATACAGAAATACTTGAAAATAATGAACAAAATACAGAAACTATAATTGATCCTGAAACACTCAAAAGACTGCCCGAACTGAAAAATATATTGGAAGCAAAGAAAAGTTTACACATGGAAATATCGGAGATCCTTACTATTAACGATATTGAGGACTTTGCCAGACAAATGATTTGCCTGGGCAAAGATTATAAATATGAACCTCTTTTCAGGTGGGGAGAAAATTTAATTGCCAAAACTATTATGTTTGATATGGAAGGACTTGGTGAAACATTAGATCAATATTCAAAAATCATAAAAAAAATCAAGGGTTTAATATGA
- a CDS encoding MASE3 domain-containing protein, producing the protein MEKKQNNLEQYINIAAGLLILTGLYMTSLYSYLLFHNISELFSIIVACGIFMVAWNSRKYMESNYLVFIAIAYLFVAGLDLLHTLSYKGMQIFKDYDYYANQLWIGARYLESISLLAAFIYIKKERTLNPYIIFSIYMIIFSIIVMSVFYWKIFPVCFIEGQGLTPFKKISEYIICFILFIDITLLFQYRDKFEKNVFQFLVCSLFCTIIAELAFTFYISNYGFSNLVGHYFKIFSFYMIYKAIIETGIVKPHDIIFRELILKEHKLKEARDAADVANKAKSEFLANMSHELRTPLNGILGYAQILKLDPSLSKSQRGGVDVIERSGRHLLNLINEVLDLSKIEARKMEIHESVINFSEFLKNIVNIINVRAKQKKILFFSEFDKNLPVHIAADEKRLSQILLNILGNAVKFTRQGKVVFTVQKLENKEDSQFTRIYFQIEDTGIGIEENQIEDIFSPFKQVGEFSRTIEGTGLGLSISQKLVKMMGSRLDVTSTPGKGSVFSFVLQLKQSFEPLEEKESYHKKITGIKDKKKILIVDDQEANRSVLISLLSPLGFEIMEACDGREGFQKALEFLPDLIFMDLVMPKSDGFEATRNIRNSPELQHARVVAVSASSFLSPQEIIAKSNFDGFIPKPVQIQEIFKSLETHLSIEWLYEESKNEQDDNIPVDNDDFSLPPLVYMEKLYRAVRGGDIVMLRKQLDDMENENKKYISFVTRIRKLADAFQILNIRELLEKYMGKNK; encoded by the coding sequence CTGCGGAATTTTTATGGTTGCCTGGAATTCAAGAAAATATATGGAAAGCAATTATCTTGTTTTTATTGCAATTGCTTACCTGTTTGTAGCAGGGCTGGATCTTCTGCATACCCTTTCCTATAAAGGTATGCAGATATTTAAAGATTATGATTATTATGCAAATCAATTATGGATAGGTGCCAGGTATCTTGAAAGCATAAGCCTTTTAGCTGCATTCATATATATAAAAAAGGAAAGAACTCTGAATCCTTATATTATATTTTCCATATATATGATCATATTTTCAATTATTGTTATGTCTGTATTTTACTGGAAAATTTTTCCCGTATGTTTTATAGAAGGGCAGGGACTGACACCTTTTAAAAAGATCAGTGAATACATAATATGCTTTATATTATTCATAGATATTACACTCTTATTTCAATACCGGGATAAATTTGAAAAAAATGTTTTCCAGTTCCTTGTATGTTCACTTTTCTGCACAATTATAGCAGAGCTTGCATTTACATTTTATATAAGCAATTATGGATTTTCCAATCTTGTAGGCCATTATTTTAAAATATTTTCCTTTTACATGATTTACAAAGCAATTATTGAAACCGGTATTGTCAAACCCCATGATATAATTTTCAGGGAACTTATATTAAAAGAACATAAGCTTAAAGAAGCCAGGGATGCTGCTGATGTTGCCAATAAAGCAAAAAGCGAGTTTCTTGCCAATATGAGCCATGAACTAAGAACCCCTCTTAACGGTATTCTGGGATATGCTCAGATACTTAAACTAGACCCATCACTAAGCAAATCTCAAAGAGGGGGTGTTGATGTTATTGAACGCAGCGGCAGGCATCTTTTGAATCTGATAAATGAGGTGCTTGATCTTTCAAAAATTGAAGCCAGAAAAATGGAGATTCATGAATCTGTTATTAATTTTTCAGAATTTCTTAAAAATATTGTTAATATAATTAATGTCAGGGCAAAACAAAAAAAAATATTATTTTTCTCTGAATTTGATAAAAACCTTCCTGTACATATTGCTGCAGATGAAAAACGTCTCAGCCAGATACTGCTTAATATTCTTGGCAATGCTGTGAAATTTACCCGCCAGGGCAAGGTGGTTTTTACAGTTCAAAAACTTGAAAACAAAGAAGACTCCCAGTTTACAAGAATCTATTTCCAGATAGAAGATACAGGCATTGGTATTGAAGAAAACCAGATAGAAGATATTTTTTCGCCTTTTAAACAAGTTGGAGAATTCAGCCGTACTATTGAAGGAACAGGTCTGGGACTTTCCATAAGCCAGAAGCTTGTGAAAATGATGGGGAGCCGGCTTGATGTTACAAGTACTCCCGGCAAAGGCAGTGTTTTCAGCTTTGTACTGCAGTTAAAACAAAGCTTTGAACCACTGGAGGAAAAAGAATCTTATCATAAAAAGATTACAGGTATAAAAGATAAAAAAAAAATTTTGATAGTTGACGACCAGGAAGCAAACCGGAGCGTACTCATAAGCCTGCTTTCACCCCTGGGGTTTGAAATAATGGAAGCCTGCGACGGCCGGGAAGGATTTCAAAAAGCTTTGGAATTTCTGCCTGATCTTATTTTTATGGATCTGGTAATGCCCAAAAGTGATGGATTTGAAGCTACCAGGAATATAAGAAATTCTCCTGAACTTCAGCATGCCAGGGTAGTAGCTGTTTCTGCAAGTTCCTTTCTTTCTCCGCAGGAGATAATTGCCAAAAGTAATTTTGATGGATTTATTCCAAAGCCGGTGCAGATCCAGGAAATATTTAAAAGCCTGGAAACCCATTTGTCCATTGAATGGCTGTATGAAGAATCAAAAAATGAGCAAGATGACAATATACCTGTGGATAATGATGATTTTTCTCTGCCTCCTCTTGTTTATATGGAAAAACTTTACAGGGCTGTGAGGGGAGGGGATATTGTAATGCTTCGAAAACAACTGGATGATATGGAAAATGAAAACAAAAAATATATTTCTTTTGTAACCAGGATCAGGAAACTTGCAGATGCATTTCAAATCCTTAATATCCGTGAATTACTGGAAAAATATATGGGAAAAAATAAATGA